The Teredinibacter sp. KSP-S5-2 genome includes a window with the following:
- a CDS encoding RHS repeat-associated core domain-containing protein: MAQYSAVNGQALQISALRNLQEILDIQYQMYDGFGNILLEHMQNGAATPDMGDKGGSHNYSEYFVYDDLHRLTHSSFNSFNGTGLDYTYDSGGNLLSKSDYARNYDYTTGTSGGPNAVKRVEKILKQQDGTTQYQWANFSYDARGNMTSGDGLSQAIYNAMDKPTYIEKGGATLSFAYGPSHMRYRQIKVKENITTTTHYVGKLFEKEYREENGVTRESWRAYIGSTAVVSQDDSDGFTIRYQHKDRLGSARTFTDANGLVVAQRDYDPFGKPREADGSLKENVWLGGGEQQRPILGDEADAKTRRGFTDHEHLDDVEYIHMNGRVYDYNLGRFLSVDPYVQEPGNSQGINPYSYILNNPLAGTDPTGYAAVKEEPPSCGLGNCYTIDFTGRESKQNYTNVSVTKADGSTVNTKMYTKDALAIQSGVDANGAVKANFDSKGRLSGLSGVSSSDLGSQTSLTQGQQEFSYEFNYSILSDKESGVGFNTFTESGQGEFEKATIREPSQEGMTAEEYLAAVENGLWNNAPILDGLSSNAAVRNATKKVNSASSSSSGDVISDPRYIAFLKAISKATANAGIPIEGEKFLAMALNSDGQVVVTNIGILPGQGGKITSLLQGAGAIAHVHPSYIRPQRPQMGDHSSVKFRGVSSFVIGHRGSELWEVGRIDGKYKYRTVHKDEPGSWKKY; encoded by the coding sequence TTGGCGCAATACAGTGCGGTCAATGGCCAGGCATTGCAGATAAGCGCACTGCGCAACCTGCAAGAGATACTGGATATCCAATACCAGATGTACGACGGCTTCGGCAATATTCTGCTGGAACACATGCAAAACGGCGCCGCCACCCCGGATATGGGCGATAAGGGCGGAAGCCACAACTACAGCGAATACTTTGTCTATGACGACCTGCACCGGTTAACCCACAGCAGTTTTAACAGCTTCAATGGCACCGGTCTTGATTACACCTACGACTCAGGCGGCAACCTGCTGAGTAAATCCGACTACGCCCGCAATTACGACTACACCACCGGCACCAGCGGTGGTCCCAACGCGGTCAAACGGGTAGAGAAAATCCTCAAGCAACAGGACGGCACCACCCAATACCAATGGGCGAACTTCAGCTACGATGCCCGGGGGAATATGACCAGCGGCGATGGCTTAAGCCAAGCCATCTACAATGCCATGGACAAACCCACCTATATCGAGAAAGGCGGCGCGACCCTGAGTTTTGCCTATGGCCCCAGCCATATGCGTTACCGGCAAATCAAAGTCAAAGAAAATATAACCACCACCACACACTACGTGGGCAAGCTGTTTGAAAAGGAATACCGCGAAGAAAATGGTGTGACACGGGAAAGCTGGCGGGCCTACATTGGCAGCACTGCAGTGGTCAGCCAGGACGACAGTGACGGTTTTACTATCCGTTACCAACACAAAGACCGGTTAGGCAGTGCACGTACCTTCACCGATGCAAACGGCCTGGTGGTGGCACAACGGGACTACGACCCGTTTGGTAAACCGCGAGAAGCCGATGGCAGCCTGAAAGAAAATGTCTGGTTAGGCGGTGGTGAACAACAGCGCCCCATATTGGGCGACGAAGCCGATGCCAAAACCCGACGTGGCTTTACCGACCATGAACATCTGGATGATGTGGAGTATATACACATGAACGGCCGGGTATATGATTACAACCTGGGTCGGTTCTTAAGTGTGGACCCCTATGTGCAGGAGCCTGGAAACTCACAGGGCATTAACCCCTACAGCTACATTTTAAATAACCCATTAGCGGGGACGGATCCGACGGGGTATGCGGCTGTTAAAGAAGAGCCTCCAAGTTGTGGCTTAGGAAATTGTTATACGATTGATTTTACAGGGAGGGAGTCGAAGCAGAATTATACAAATGTATCGGTCACCAAAGCCGATGGATCGACGGTTAACACAAAGATGTATACGAAGGATGCATTGGCTATCCAATCAGGTGTGGATGCAAACGGAGCGGTGAAAGCGAATTTTGATAGCAAAGGGAGATTGAGTGGGTTAAGCGGAGTTAGTTCAAGTGATCTTGGCTCGCAAACATCGCTGACCCAAGGCCAACAGGAATTTTCATATGAATTTAATTACTCTATCTTGAGTGATAAAGAGTCAGGTGTTGGATTTAATACATTTACTGAATCTGGACAAGGGGAGTTTGAAAAAGCTACTATCCGAGAGCCGTCACAGGAGGGAATGACTGCCGAGGAATATCTTGCTGCCGTCGAGAATGGACTTTGGAATAACGCTCCAATACTTGATGGATTATCAAGTAATGCAGCCGTTAGAAATGCAACCAAAAAAGTTAATTCAGCTTCATCTTCTTCCTCTGGTGATGTGATTTCTGATCCGCGTTATATAGCTTTTTTGAAAGCAATTTCAAAAGCTACCGCTAATGCGGGTATTCCAATAGAGGGAGAGAAATTTTTAGCGATGGCGTTAAATTCCGATGGTCAGGTGGTTGTAACAAATATTGGAATATTGCCTGGACAAGGTGGAAAGATCACATCTCTCCTGCAAGGCGCAGGGGCAATAGCCCATGTACATCCCTCCTATATTAGACCTCAGCGGCCGCAGATGGGGGATCACAGTTCTGTCAAATTTAGAGGTGTTTCAAGTTTTGTAATTGGTCACCGAGGCTCTGAATTGTGGGAGGTCGGAAGGATAGATGGAAAATATAAATATAGGACTGTCCATAAAGACGAGCCTGGCAGCTGGAAGAAATACTAA
- a CDS encoding anthrax toxin lethal factor-related metalloendopeptidase, which translates to MSLLPPEVLAELHASGVKFVAVKDSVTEYLTHLKGVRPRGWSPGKTWDIVPGVYDPNVNTVVIATSGKHSHGSYNLALHETGHAYDAVLGRPSGSAAFKSAYRLAYSSLGGYFKQPGAAGRQETYAESFANYYGGNQFYGMQYPSLDLYWSGQ; encoded by the coding sequence TTGTCTCTATTGCCGCCGGAGGTGCTTGCTGAACTGCACGCATCTGGTGTTAAGTTTGTTGCAGTTAAAGATTCTGTAACTGAATATCTCACTCACCTAAAAGGGGTCCGACCGAGAGGCTGGTCCCCAGGAAAAACTTGGGATATTGTTCCTGGGGTCTACGACCCAAATGTTAATACAGTTGTCATTGCAACAAGTGGAAAGCATTCCCATGGCTCATATAATTTGGCATTGCATGAGACTGGCCATGCTTATGACGCAGTATTAGGGCGCCCGTCAGGGTCAGCAGCATTTAAATCTGCGTATAGGCTCGCATATAGTAGTTTGGGAGGTTATTTCAAACAACCTGGCGCTGCGGGGCGACAAGAAACGTATGCAGAAAGCTTTGCAAATTATTATGGTGGAAATCAGTTTTATGGTATGCAGTATCCCAGCTTAGATTTATATTGGAGTGGGCAATGA